A single region of the Malaclemys terrapin pileata isolate rMalTer1 chromosome 2, rMalTer1.hap1, whole genome shotgun sequence genome encodes:
- the CNDP2 gene encoding cytosolic non-specific dipeptidase isoform X2 has protein sequence MSVLERLFQYIDEHQDLYVQRLAQWVEIQSVSAWPEKRDDIKRMMEVAAKDIERLGGTTQLMNIGTQKLPDGSKIPLPPIILGKLGSDPQKKTVCVYGHLDVQPAALDDGWDSEPFTLVERDGKLYGRGSTDDKGPVLAWLNALEAYQQTKQEIPVNIKFCLEGMEESGSEGLDELIFAQKDTFFKDVDYVCISDNYWLGKKKPCITYGLRGICYFFIEVECSDKDLHSGVYGGSVHEAMTDLIALMGSLLDKRGKILIPGINEAVASLTDEELELYEKIDFDLKEYAKDVGATKLLHDTKKDILMHRWRYPSLSLHGIEGAFSASGAKTVIPRKVTGKFSIRLVPDMTPEDVANQVQDYLTKKFAELQSPNKFRVYMGHGGKPWVSDFNHPHYMAGRRAMRTVFKVEPDLTREGGSIPVTLTFQEATGKNVMLLPVGAADDGAHSQNEKLNRYNYIQGVKLLGAYLYEVSQLRD, from the exons atgtctgtcCTTGAAAGGCTTTTTCAGTACATTGATGAACACCAGGATCTCTATGTTCAG CGGCTGGCCCAATGGGTGGAAATCCAGAGTGTGTCGGCATGGCCGGAGAAGAGGGATGATATCAAACGAATGATGGAAGTTGCTGCCAAGGACATCGAGCGGCTGGGTGGCACTACTCAACTTATGAATATTGGAACCCAGAAG CTCCCTGATGGGTCAAAGATTCCACTACCTCCAATTATTCTTGGCAAACTTGGCTCAGATCCACAAAAGAAAACCGTGTGTGTTTATGGGCATCTGGATGTCCAACCTGCAGCCCTGGACGATGGCTGGGACAGTGAACCCTTCACCTTGGTAGAAAGAGATG GAAAACTGTACGGGCGAGGGTCAACAGATGACAAAGGTCCAGTGCTTGCCTGGCTGAATGCCCTAGAAGCTTATCAACAAACTAAACAG GAAATCCCAGTGAACATCAAGTTCTGTCTGGAAGGCATGGAGGAGTCTGGTTCTGAAGGCCTAGATGAACTGATTTTTGCTCAAAAAGACACTTTCTTCAAAGATGTGGACTATGTTTGCATCTCTGACAACTACTGGCTAGGCAAGAAGAAGCCATGTATCACATATGGCCTCAGGGGAATCTGCTATTTTTTCATAGAG GTGGAATGCAGTGACAAAGACCTTCACTCTGGAGTTTATGGTGGCTCAGTACATGAGGCCATGACAGATCTCATTGCTCTGATGG GCTCCCTTCTGGATAAGAGAGGGAAAATACTCATCCCTGGCATTAATGAAGCAGTGGCCTCACTTACTGATGAGGAGCTGGAGTTGTATGAGAAGATTGACTTTGACCTGAAGGAATATGCAAAAGATGTGGGAGCAACAAAACTACTACATGACACAAAG AAAGATATCCTAATGCACAGGTGGCGATACCCATCCTTATCTCTCCACGGAATTGAAGGAGCCTTCTCTGCCTCAGGAGCCAAGACTGTGATTCCACGGAAAGTAACTGGGAAATTCTCAATCCGGCTAGTGCCAGACATGACTCCAGAAGATGTCGCCAATCAG GTTCAGGATTACCTCACCAAGAAGTTTGCTGAGCTGCAAAGTCCCAATAAGTTCAGAGTATACATGGGCCATGGTGGAAAACCTTGGGTGTCAGACTTCAATCATCCCCACTACATGGCTGGCAGAAGAGCAATGAGGACAG TCTTTAAAGTTGAGCCAGACTTGACAAGAGAGGGAGGAAGCATTCCTGTCACTCTGACCTTCCAAGAGGCAACAGGCAAAAATGTAATGCTGCTTCCTGTTGGAGCTGCAGATGATGGTGCCCATTCTCAAAATGAGAAACTGAACAG GTATAACTACATCCAAGGAGTGAAGCTGCTTGGCGCATACCTATATGAGGTATCTCAACTAAGGGACTGA
- the CNDP2 gene encoding cytosolic non-specific dipeptidase isoform X1 → MAAALILSRGCRSLLRGGLRPRRWRPAPLRLVSFQQLHSDQKMSVLERLFQYIDEHQDLYVQRLAQWVEIQSVSAWPEKRDDIKRMMEVAAKDIERLGGTTQLMNIGTQKLPDGSKIPLPPIILGKLGSDPQKKTVCVYGHLDVQPAALDDGWDSEPFTLVERDGKLYGRGSTDDKGPVLAWLNALEAYQQTKQEIPVNIKFCLEGMEESGSEGLDELIFAQKDTFFKDVDYVCISDNYWLGKKKPCITYGLRGICYFFIEVECSDKDLHSGVYGGSVHEAMTDLIALMGSLLDKRGKILIPGINEAVASLTDEELELYEKIDFDLKEYAKDVGATKLLHDTKKDILMHRWRYPSLSLHGIEGAFSASGAKTVIPRKVTGKFSIRLVPDMTPEDVANQVQDYLTKKFAELQSPNKFRVYMGHGGKPWVSDFNHPHYMAGRRAMRTVFKVEPDLTREGGSIPVTLTFQEATGKNVMLLPVGAADDGAHSQNEKLNRYNYIQGVKLLGAYLYEVSQLRD, encoded by the exons ATGGCCGCGGCGCTGATTCTGTCCCGCGGCTGCAGGTCGCTGCTGCGTGGCGGCCTGCGGCCTCGCAGATGGAGACCTGCCCCGCTACGCTTGGTG AGTTTTCAACAACTTCattctgatcagaaaatgtctgtcCTTGAAAGGCTTTTTCAGTACATTGATGAACACCAGGATCTCTATGTTCAG CGGCTGGCCCAATGGGTGGAAATCCAGAGTGTGTCGGCATGGCCGGAGAAGAGGGATGATATCAAACGAATGATGGAAGTTGCTGCCAAGGACATCGAGCGGCTGGGTGGCACTACTCAACTTATGAATATTGGAACCCAGAAG CTCCCTGATGGGTCAAAGATTCCACTACCTCCAATTATTCTTGGCAAACTTGGCTCAGATCCACAAAAGAAAACCGTGTGTGTTTATGGGCATCTGGATGTCCAACCTGCAGCCCTGGACGATGGCTGGGACAGTGAACCCTTCACCTTGGTAGAAAGAGATG GAAAACTGTACGGGCGAGGGTCAACAGATGACAAAGGTCCAGTGCTTGCCTGGCTGAATGCCCTAGAAGCTTATCAACAAACTAAACAG GAAATCCCAGTGAACATCAAGTTCTGTCTGGAAGGCATGGAGGAGTCTGGTTCTGAAGGCCTAGATGAACTGATTTTTGCTCAAAAAGACACTTTCTTCAAAGATGTGGACTATGTTTGCATCTCTGACAACTACTGGCTAGGCAAGAAGAAGCCATGTATCACATATGGCCTCAGGGGAATCTGCTATTTTTTCATAGAG GTGGAATGCAGTGACAAAGACCTTCACTCTGGAGTTTATGGTGGCTCAGTACATGAGGCCATGACAGATCTCATTGCTCTGATGG GCTCCCTTCTGGATAAGAGAGGGAAAATACTCATCCCTGGCATTAATGAAGCAGTGGCCTCACTTACTGATGAGGAGCTGGAGTTGTATGAGAAGATTGACTTTGACCTGAAGGAATATGCAAAAGATGTGGGAGCAACAAAACTACTACATGACACAAAG AAAGATATCCTAATGCACAGGTGGCGATACCCATCCTTATCTCTCCACGGAATTGAAGGAGCCTTCTCTGCCTCAGGAGCCAAGACTGTGATTCCACGGAAAGTAACTGGGAAATTCTCAATCCGGCTAGTGCCAGACATGACTCCAGAAGATGTCGCCAATCAG GTTCAGGATTACCTCACCAAGAAGTTTGCTGAGCTGCAAAGTCCCAATAAGTTCAGAGTATACATGGGCCATGGTGGAAAACCTTGGGTGTCAGACTTCAATCATCCCCACTACATGGCTGGCAGAAGAGCAATGAGGACAG TCTTTAAAGTTGAGCCAGACTTGACAAGAGAGGGAGGAAGCATTCCTGTCACTCTGACCTTCCAAGAGGCAACAGGCAAAAATGTAATGCTGCTTCCTGTTGGAGCTGCAGATGATGGTGCCCATTCTCAAAATGAGAAACTGAACAG GTATAACTACATCCAAGGAGTGAAGCTGCTTGGCGCATACCTATATGAGGTATCTCAACTAAGGGACTGA